The genomic stretch CAAAACTCAGATAGTTCCAATTTGCGGTCTCCGGCGTCACCTTATGGTACTCTCCCTTTGATTTCCCAGGCCTTACCAGTAAATGGGATTTTTTGCTCATTTGTTCAGTACTAATTTATTGTTCATTCTTTTTTTGATACGGTCTGCTTTCCCAGTGGCTCCAAGCAAATCAAACTTGTTCAGCATAAACCTTTCATACTCCTTCATATATTTCCTCCCGGGAATGACTGGATCGAACAATTCGGGTTCATCCCCAAAAAATTCACGATGCACCCTGGCCCATAGCAATCGTGTATCTGTAGCGATATTAATCTTACACACACCGTACTTTATGGATTTTACAAGCTCATCTGTCGATACCCCAGCAGCTCCTCTGGCCAATTGACCTCCATACCTGTTGATTCTTTCAATCTCTTCGGTATTGACCGCAGATCCTCCGTGCAGCACAATAGGAAATCCATTGAGTTTCTCCTGGATTTTCTCAAGTATATGGAATTGAATGCCCTGTCCTCCAGAAAACTTATAGGCCCCGTGACTCGTGCCTACGGCAACAGCAAGACTGTCACAACAAGTTTCTTTGACAAACCTGGCCACCTCCGAAGGTTTTGTATAGGAAGAGTCCTCTTCTGCAATGGACACATCGTCTTCCACACCGGCCAAAACCCCTAATTCCGCCTCTACCATTATATTGTGTTCATGGGCTCTTGACACCACAGACCTAGTCCTTGTCACATTTGTCTCAAAGTCATCGTGTGATGCATCTATCATAACGGACTGATATTCCTTTGAATCTATGGCATCAAAAGCGTGTGTTTCATTGCCATGATCCAAATGGACCGCATAGACGGCGTTGGGATAGCACCTGGAAGCCGCACCTATCATGGCAGACAACATTTTGGCGTGGGCATAATCCCTTGCTACAGGTGTCAACTGCACTATAAAAGGAGCATTGGCTTTTTGGCCAGCACGGAACAGTCCGAGTATTTGCTCCATGGTAAAAACATTTACCGCTGCAATCCCATAGACCCCATAACAATCATCAAAAAATACTTTAGGAGAAACTACCATGTTTTAATTTTTATGTGCTGGCAATAACCTATTGCCGAGGATAAAAGAACAAAAAAAACACTATGGCAGAAAGAATTACAGCAAAAACTCCATGCAAAGGTTTGCATGAAAACCGGCACCTTTTTAACTGGAAAAAACTACATAACCCTATTTGGAAGAAGCTCTGACCACCAATTCAGGCTTAAAGATTTCTTCACGAAAGTTCTTCGCTACGTTATTATCCTTCAAACGTTTCAGCAATATCCTGGCAGACAACATTCCCATACTGTATACCGGTTGCCAAACTGTGGATAGTGACGGGGAAAAATATGTGGAATGAGGTTCATCATCAAATCCGACAATGGATATATCCTCAGGAATCCTAAGTCCATTTTTTTTGGCTATGTGCATGGCCGAGGTCGCAATGTTGTCATTTATCGCAAATATGGCATCGGGTACATCAGTTTGGTTCAACAGTTTTTTTGCAGGCTTCAATCCGTCATTATGGGAAAAACCCTGAACATGTTGTATGTATTCTTTTCTGATTGGCATATTATTTTTCTCCAATGCATCCAAGTAACCTTGCATTCTGTGCTTTGTGGTGCTCAAGTTTAACGGCCCTCCCAAGTGTGCAATTTTTTTACATCCGGAATGAATCAGGTACTCTACTGCTTGGTAGGCCCCTGAATAATCATCCACCAATACTTTATCCGAGTCCAGCCCAGGGCAGTCCCTGTCAAACACCACAACAGGAATTTCGTTTTTTTGCAAATTTTGAAAATGTTCAAAGCTCTTGGTGCCGGATGCGGGAGAAACTAAAATGCCATCCACACGCATGCGTGACAATTTTTTCACCAAAGTGACTTCCTCCTCAAAAGACTCGTTGGAAATACATATCATAATATTGTATTGGGTAGGCCCAACAACATCCTGTATCCCCGTAATAATTGCAGAAAAAAAGTGGCTGGTTATCTCTGGAACAATGACCCCTATGGTATGTGATTTTTTTTGCAGCAGCCCCAAAGCCATGGGATTGGGTTGATAATCCAAAACCTCAGCCAACCTCTTGACTGCCTTTTTAGTGCTATCACCAATAGCTGGATGGTCATTGAGTGCCCTAGAAACCGTAGAGGGCGATAAATTCAGTTTAACAGCAATATCTTTTAAGGTTACCCGTCCCTTCCTCATATTTCATTCATTAATCATTTATTCATGGTACAGCCCAATATGACAAAGTAAAAGGTTACCGCCATAGTTACCGGGCAGGTCCACGATATCAATAAACAAAATACGACAAATATCCCACATTAAAGTCTCTTTTTACAAAAGTAACCTTACCCCACAAACTTTACCGGGCAATGGCTCCAAAACGGGCCATTCCGTTCTCATAGCGTAATAGTGCATTGGGACAAGATGTCCCCAACCGGCATACTTTTGGCTTACTTGACAACTTTAATCCCCACGGTTCATATTGCCTTCAACCATTCCAATAACAATGACCTCCAAGTGGCCAGCCTACCGTGTTGAAAGCCCATGGCAAACCCATGTCCACCGTCCGGATAAAGGTGCATTTCCACCTTTACCCCCTCTTTTTTAAGTGCACCATAGAATTGTATGCTATTTTCAACGGGGACAACCAAATCGTCCTCACAATGCAGTATAAAGGTCGTCGGAGTATTCGGTTTCACCTGTAATTCATTAGAATATAGGTCCACCAATTCTTTGGAAGGTTCATTCCCCAACAGGTTGTTTCTAGAACCATTATGGGTATAATCCTTTTTCATCGTCACTACCGGGTAGATCAATATCATAAAATCAGGTCGGTTGGCTTCCTCAAAATGGGTTCCCAACGTAGATGCTAAATGTCCACCGGCAGAAAAACCCATCACTCCTACCTTACTGGGATCGACACCCCATTGTCCAGCCATGGAGCGGAGTATTTCGATTCCCTGCTTGGCATCCATTAATGGAGTAAGGTGTGGTACTTGATTGGATTCGTCTTCCGGTAAACGATATTTTAGTACAGCGGCAGCTATACCTTGACCATTCAACCACTTGGCTATATCAGTTCCTTCTTTGTCATATGCTAGCGCACCATATCCTCCCCCAGGACATATCATAACCATAGTCCCTGTATTGATAACCGACGATGGCAAATACACCTCCAAAGACGGGTCAATAACTTTGGATATTACCCGAGCGTTAGGATTTTTCAATTGTTCTTCAAGTGTGGACACTTTGGCATTTGGAACCTCATCCTCCCATAGAGGCACAATATAATCTTGGGCTTGTCCCGACAACATAAAACTATAAAATAAAACAAAAAAGATAAATCTCATGATTAAGTATTAAGTATTGACAAATAGTGACAAATCAATCACATCCTACGACCTTTTCCAAATCGTTCCTTACTTCCTGTTCCTCTACATAGTCGACATATAACCCTTCATAAGGCCTGTCCGAAACAGCAAACATTACATTTGTACAACGAATATTGTCATATTGCCCATCCCCAT from Flagellimonas oceani encodes the following:
- a CDS encoding class II fructose-bisphosphate aldolase, producing MVVSPKVFFDDCYGVYGIAAVNVFTMEQILGLFRAGQKANAPFIVQLTPVARDYAHAKMLSAMIGAASRCYPNAVYAVHLDHGNETHAFDAIDSKEYQSVMIDASHDDFETNVTRTRSVVSRAHEHNIMVEAELGVLAGVEDDVSIAEEDSSYTKPSEVARFVKETCCDSLAVAVGTSHGAYKFSGGQGIQFHILEKIQEKLNGFPIVLHGGSAVNTEEIERINRYGGQLARGAAGVSTDELVKSIKYGVCKINIATDTRLLWARVHREFFGDEPELFDPVIPGRKYMKEYERFMLNKFDLLGATGKADRIKKRMNNKLVLNK
- a CDS encoding alpha/beta hydrolase, which translates into the protein MRFIFFVLFYSFMLSGQAQDYIVPLWEDEVPNAKVSTLEEQLKNPNARVISKVIDPSLEVYLPSSVINTGTMVMICPGGGYGALAYDKEGTDIAKWLNGQGIAAAVLKYRLPEDESNQVPHLTPLMDAKQGIEILRSMAGQWGVDPSKVGVMGFSAGGHLASTLGTHFEEANRPDFMILIYPVVTMKKDYTHNGSRNNLLGNEPSKELVDLYSNELQVKPNTPTTFILHCEDDLVVPVENSIQFYGALKKEGVKVEMHLYPDGGHGFAMGFQHGRLATWRSLLLEWLKAI
- a CDS encoding LacI family DNA-binding transcriptional regulator, with amino-acid sequence MRKGRVTLKDIAVKLNLSPSTVSRALNDHPAIGDSTKKAVKRLAEVLDYQPNPMALGLLQKKSHTIGVIVPEITSHFFSAIITGIQDVVGPTQYNIMICISNESFEEEVTLVKKLSRMRVDGILVSPASGTKSFEHFQNLQKNEIPVVVFDRDCPGLDSDKVLVDDYSGAYQAVEYLIHSGCKKIAHLGGPLNLSTTKHRMQGYLDALEKNNMPIRKEYIQHVQGFSHNDGLKPAKKLLNQTDVPDAIFAINDNIATSAMHIAKKNGLRIPEDISIVGFDDEPHSTYFSPSLSTVWQPVYSMGMLSARILLKRLKDNNVAKNFREEIFKPELVVRASSK